Proteins from one Nitrospirae bacterium YQR-1 genomic window:
- a CDS encoding HDOD domain-containing protein → MLHKDVDIKHAEEIVKGIGIPVQSVIVNSLYKEIKKAIPDIRKIVTLTSEDVGLSASILKIANSSFFGGGGISSIEYALNIVGLTSFFNIVISSIFLNTYKEVTDKNIFSKFWNHSMLVAKSMGMIARKIKSIDENDAYITGLFHDCAIPLFVKKHSDYNVFFELALGGEPDITLREDEKYQTNHCMAGFILTTSWRLPDVVSQVITRHHSMDISSHKKLYTRKMASCAYLAEYLVIHCGAMTESVAKHVAGSAGGSPHKNLSLDEMVRDNPKWESIFAELGIDGTKLADFQLELQNAVGHSTED, encoded by the coding sequence ATGTTGCATAAGGATGTAGATATAAAGCATGCAGAAGAGATAGTAAAAGGGATCGGGATACCAGTACAGTCGGTTATAGTAAACAGTTTGTACAAAGAAATCAAGAAAGCAATTCCTGACATAAGAAAAATCGTAACTTTAACAAGCGAGGATGTTGGATTATCTGCCTCAATACTGAAAATAGCTAATTCATCCTTTTTCGGCGGAGGCGGAATAAGCTCTATCGAATATGCACTAAATATAGTAGGTTTAACTAGTTTTTTTAATATAGTTATTTCGTCTATTTTTCTTAATACATATAAGGAGGTGACAGATAAGAACATATTTAGCAAGTTTTGGAACCACTCTATGCTTGTGGCTAAATCGATGGGTATGATTGCAAGAAAAATAAAAAGTATTGATGAAAATGATGCCTATATTACCGGTTTATTTCATGACTGTGCGATTCCACTGTTTGTAAAAAAACATTCCGACTACAATGTATTTTTTGAATTGGCCCTTGGCGGTGAACCAGACATTACGCTCAGAGAGGACGAGAAATACCAGACAAATCACTGTATGGCTGGATTTATCCTAACTACATCATGGCGCCTGCCGGACGTTGTAAGTCAGGTAATAACCCGCCACCACAGTATGGATATATCATCCCATAAAAAACTCTATACCAGAAAAATGGCCTCATGTGCGTATCTTGCCGAGTATCTTGTTATTCATTGCGGCGCTATGACGGAAAGTGTAGCAAAACATGTTGCCGGCAGTGCCGGCGGCAGCCCCCATAAGAACCTGTCCTTAGATGAAATGGTGAGGGATAATCCTAAATGGGAAAGCATATTTGCAGAGCTTGGAATAGATGGGACAAAACTTGCGGACTTTCAACTTGAGTTGCAAAACGCCGTTGGCCACTCTACAGAAGATTAA
- a CDS encoding response regulator, whose product MRILIAEDDFTSRTLLQHFLASYGDVDVTVNGAEAVDAFILAIDEGRAYDLICLDIMMPEMDGVAALQTIRNKEKAMGITSDDEVKIVMTTSLDAPKDVLEAYYRGVSRCNYYLTKPIDTRKLYALLVSYGLVKQ is encoded by the coding sequence ATGAGAATACTAATTGCGGAAGATGATTTTACAAGCCGTACACTGTTACAGCATTTTCTGGCTTCTTACGGGGATGTAGATGTTACTGTAAACGGAGCGGAGGCAGTGGATGCCTTTATACTCGCAATAGATGAGGGTCGGGCATATGATCTTATTTGTCTTGATATCATGATGCCTGAAATGGATGGTGTGGCTGCTCTGCAAACAATTCGTAATAAAGAAAAAGCTATGGGAATAACATCAGATGATGAGGTGAAAATAGTTATGACTACCTCATTGGATGCACCTAAAGACGTACTTGAGGCCTATTACCGTGGTGTAAGCAGGTGTAACTATTATCTTACAAAACCTATTGATACCAGAAAATTATATGCATTGCTTGTAAGTTACGGTTTAGTTAAACAATAG
- the metG gene encoding methionine--tRNA ligase, whose amino-acid sequence MPERFYITTPIYYVNDIPHIGHAYTTVAADIVSRFSRMAGADVFFLTGTDEHGQKVLQAAELRGVPPKEHTDIMCTNFKKLWAALDITNDAFIRTTDEKHADIVREMLQKLYDRGEIVRRSYEGSYCTHDERFWTDKEIIDGNCPECSRPVETIREDNYFFLMSKYHDRLTEHINKNPGFIRPETRKNEVLGFLNSNPLGDLCISRPKKRLSWGIPLPFDDNYVTYVWFDALLNYYSAPGYLAKEHDQTYWWPAGCHIMGKDIITTHAVYWPAMLMALGLELPEMIFAHGWWTIDGKKMSKSLGNVVDPHKVIETYGADAFRYFLFREVTFGLDGDYSESALIKRFDTDLANDLGNLVNRSFAMLSKYYDALVPVPADVEVELKYMAEGISERLREHLKVLSFNKALDAVWELVSYLNKYIDSNKPWVLAKDGDTAQRLTTVMYSLIEGIRFISAYLYPFMPRFGARLYGHITGEPIDLMRNLSGKLKWGMLRPGTVVTTIEQLFPKIEKTSNERKEKVEVKDTGRETAAALVQDVTEELINIEDFAKVKLKVGKILSAEAVPKSNKLIKLSVDTGEIRQVVAGIGKHYKAEELVGKTVVVVANLKPAKLMGVESQGMILAASEGDTLRLVTPEGDSAPGAVVK is encoded by the coding sequence ATGCCGGAGAGATTTTATATAACCACACCAATTTACTATGTCAACGACATACCACACATAGGGCATGCCTATACCACTGTGGCAGCTGATATTGTGTCCCGCTTTAGCCGTATGGCGGGAGCCGATGTGTTTTTTCTGACAGGCACTGACGAGCATGGTCAGAAAGTGTTACAGGCGGCGGAGCTCCGTGGTGTGCCGCCTAAAGAGCACACCGATATTATGTGCACTAACTTCAAAAAACTCTGGGCTGCTCTGGACATTACAAACGATGCCTTCATAAGAACCACTGATGAAAAACACGCAGATATTGTTAGGGAAATGCTCCAGAAGCTTTACGACCGTGGTGAAATAGTGAGACGCTCCTACGAGGGCTCATACTGCACACATGATGAGCGCTTCTGGACTGATAAGGAGATAATTGACGGCAACTGCCCTGAGTGCTCAAGGCCGGTTGAAACTATAAGAGAGGACAACTACTTTTTTCTTATGTCCAAATACCATGACAGGCTGACAGAGCATATAAATAAAAACCCGGGCTTTATAAGACCCGAGACAAGAAAAAACGAGGTGCTGGGATTTCTGAATTCTAATCCTCTGGGGGATTTATGTATCTCAAGGCCCAAAAAAAGGCTCTCATGGGGCATCCCCCTGCCCTTTGATGATAACTATGTGACATACGTGTGGTTTGACGCCCTGCTTAACTATTACTCGGCGCCCGGTTATTTGGCGAAAGAGCACGACCAGACTTACTGGTGGCCTGCCGGCTGTCATATTATGGGCAAGGATATTATCACCACCCATGCCGTCTATTGGCCTGCCATGCTGATGGCTTTAGGGCTTGAGCTGCCTGAGATGATTTTTGCGCACGGGTGGTGGACAATTGACGGAAAGAAGATGTCAAAATCACTGGGTAACGTGGTTGACCCGCATAAGGTTATAGAAACTTATGGTGCCGATGCCTTCAGGTATTTTCTGTTTCGGGAGGTAACGTTCGGGCTTGACGGCGATTACTCGGAGAGTGCACTGATTAAGCGCTTTGACACAGACCTTGCAAATGATCTGGGAAATCTTGTAAACAGATCATTTGCTATGCTAAGTAAGTATTATGATGCATTGGTGCCGGTGCCGGCAGATGTGGAGGTTGAGTTAAAATACATGGCGGAGGGAATTTCAGAGCGCCTCAGAGAGCATTTGAAAGTGCTGTCGTTTAACAAAGCCCTTGATGCAGTGTGGGAGCTGGTCTCTTATTTAAATAAGTACATTGACTCAAACAAGCCCTGGGTGCTTGCCAAAGACGGCGATACAGCACAGAGGCTTACAACCGTAATGTACTCACTTATCGAGGGTATAAGATTTATATCGGCGTATTTGTATCCTTTTATGCCAAGATTCGGGGCACGTCTCTATGGCCATATAACCGGAGAGCCGATAGATTTAATGAGAAATCTCTCCGGAAAGTTAAAATGGGGAATGCTTAGGCCAGGCACGGTGGTAACTACGATAGAGCAATTGTTTCCAAAAATTGAAAAAACATCAAATGAAAGGAAAGAGAAAGTGGAAGTAAAAGATACCGGCAGGGAAACTGCGGCGGCACTGGTGCAGGATGTGACAGAGGAGCTTATAAACATAGAGGATTTTGCAAAGGTTAAGCTTAAAGTTGGAAAGATATTGTCGGCGGAGGCTGTACCAAAATCCAATAAGCTGATAAAGCTGAGTGTTGATACCGGTGAGATAAGGCAGGTGGTAGCAGGTATCGGTAAGCACTACAAAGCAGAGGAACTTGTTGGAAAAACAGTTGTGGTTGTGGCAAACCTTAAACCTGCTAAGCTTATGGGAGTGGAGTCTCAGGGGATGATTCTTGCCGCCTCTGAAGGTGATACCTTGAGGCTTGTTACCCCCGAGGGTGATTCAGCACCGGGTGCAGTAGTTAAGTAG
- a CDS encoding stage 0 sporulation family protein: MPDVIGVRFKRCGKIYDYELEAIPIARGDLVVVESSFGLAIGSVVTEAKNVEVPHKELKKVIRCATDEDLKAKADNDSVEREAREYCQQRITARELPMKLVLTESTLDRKRIVFYFTADGRIDFRELVKDLASKFRTRIEMRQIGVRDETKVIGGLGICGREVCCNCFLSNFAPISIKMAKSQDLVLNPGKLSGLCGRLMCCLGFEVEPGSEPTGDVIELRDDGTTAITAVIDGKSLTSETIEDVSILAFLEKEIKTEKPSHKYEKFDLPESDVQQQASEQSFHRKEQSPPPALNESAKSSMAVKSNEPAPFKEQTPVKTGSDREKRFDPRKRRFHKKPSHTKTAGGATPAETSQERTTAVTPPQGHGTSEQESKKRKFHFKKHKKTPLITE; this comes from the coding sequence ATGCCTGATGTAATAGGAGTACGTTTTAAGAGATGTGGAAAGATTTATGACTACGAGCTGGAAGCAATACCGATAGCACGAGGTGACCTGGTTGTAGTGGAGTCGAGCTTTGGTTTAGCCATAGGCAGTGTGGTGACGGAAGCTAAGAATGTGGAAGTTCCACATAAGGAACTTAAAAAGGTCATAAGATGTGCAACAGATGAGGATTTAAAAGCAAAAGCCGACAATGACAGTGTGGAGAGAGAGGCGAGGGAGTATTGCCAGCAACGTATAACAGCGCGTGAATTGCCGATGAAACTTGTACTGACGGAGTCAACCCTGGACAGAAAACGCATAGTGTTCTATTTTACCGCTGACGGAAGAATAGACTTCAGGGAGCTGGTAAAAGACCTTGCATCAAAGTTTAGAACACGCATAGAGATGCGCCAAATTGGGGTCAGAGACGAGACAAAGGTGATAGGCGGCCTTGGCATATGCGGCCGTGAGGTCTGCTGCAACTGCTTTCTTTCCAATTTTGCCCCTATTTCCATAAAAATGGCTAAAAGCCAGGATTTGGTCTTAAATCCGGGGAAGTTATCCGGGCTCTGCGGAAGGCTGATGTGTTGTCTTGGATTTGAGGTTGAACCAGGCAGTGAGCCAACCGGAGACGTTATAGAGTTGCGTGATGACGGCACAACGGCTATAACAGCCGTGATTGATGGAAAAAGTCTTACCTCTGAGACCATTGAAGACGTCTCGATACTTGCTTTTTTGGAAAAAGAGATTAAAACGGAAAAACCGTCACATAAATATGAAAAATTTGACTTACCGGAGAGTGATGTGCAACAGCAGGCTTCAGAGCAATCCTTCCACAGGAAAGAGCAGTCACCCCCGCCTGCATTAAACGAATCGGCAAAATCCTCCATGGCTGTGAAATCAAATGAGCCTGCGCCCTTTAAAGAACAAACCCCTGTCAAAACGGGAAGCGATAGAGAAAAACGCTTTGACCCGCGCAAAAGAAGATTTCACAAAAAACCTTCTCATACTAAAACTGCCGGAGGCGCTACACCTGCTGAAACCTCTCAGGAACGAACCACAGCCGTAACTCCGCCTCAGGGCCACGGTACATCTGAGCAGGAAAGCAAAAAGAGAAAATTTCATTTCAAAAAACACAAGAAAACTCCACTAATAACAGAATGA
- a CDS encoding DNA polymerase III subunit delta', which translates to MPLGGLIGHDRAAHMLTSMLKSKKVPSSFLFYGPPGTGKTFTAFAFLKSMNCKVEGPLDFCGSCPSCVKVDKHIHPDLKVTALEQSIIKIEVIREIEEFLATTSMEWTQKALIVENADMMNEASANAFLKTLEEPPTGSVIVLISSKEEALPDTIRSRCLKVPFCPLNLTGMQRVAARSGKQPDEIQLRLSQGDMGKAVDSGVVIKRNNDYAVFSKIITGLQKPVSKLEALKSRDDLLKWLHSSSVFLRDMAVLKCDANSPFVVNTDMRQKLIELSTGVELKSIMDAFQKLTELSDYFILNLNVGVTFNYVCSLLGTLSKSKPEKSRFIRS; encoded by the coding sequence TTGCCTTTAGGAGGCCTTATAGGGCACGACAGAGCTGCACACATGCTTACCTCAATGCTGAAAAGTAAAAAGGTGCCCTCCTCGTTTCTCTTCTACGGCCCGCCGGGTACCGGTAAGACCTTTACAGCTTTTGCCTTTCTTAAATCAATGAATTGTAAAGTTGAGGGACCTCTGGATTTCTGCGGAAGCTGCCCATCCTGTGTTAAAGTGGATAAACACATTCACCCGGACTTAAAGGTGACAGCTTTAGAGCAAAGCATCATAAAGATAGAAGTAATCAGGGAGATAGAGGAGTTTTTAGCCACAACTTCCATGGAATGGACACAAAAGGCTCTCATTGTGGAAAATGCCGATATGATGAACGAGGCCTCAGCCAATGCTTTTTTAAAGACCCTTGAGGAGCCTCCCACCGGCAGTGTGATAGTGCTGATAAGCTCAAAGGAAGAGGCACTGCCCGATACCATAAGATCACGCTGCCTGAAAGTACCCTTTTGTCCGCTTAACCTCACCGGCATGCAAAGGGTTGCCGCAAGGAGCGGTAAGCAACCGGATGAAATCCAGCTCAGGCTCTCTCAGGGCGACATGGGCAAGGCAGTTGACTCCGGTGTTGTGATAAAGAGAAACAATGATTATGCAGTGTTTTCAAAAATTATCACCGGTCTCCAGAAACCGGTGTCAAAACTTGAGGCTCTCAAAAGCCGTGATGACTTGCTTAAGTGGTTACATTCCTCATCGGTATTTCTAAGGGATATGGCAGTCCTTAAATGTGATGCCAACTCCCCATTTGTGGTAAACACCGATATGAGACAGAAGCTTATTGAGTTAAGCACAGGGGTTGAGTTAAAAAGTATCATGGATGCTTTTCAAAAACTCACAGAGCTCTCAGATTACTTTATATTAAATCTCAATGTTGGGGTAACATTTAATTATGTATGCTCACTTTTAGGTACTTTATCAAAATCAAAACCGGAAAAAAGCAGGTTTATAAGGAGTTGA
- the tmk gene encoding dTMP kinase, producing the protein MFISIEGTDGSGKTTQVKLVAEALRTESALEVVETFEPGGTEIGMKIREILLDTKTVNMSPVTELMLFYAARAQHVAEVVQPALRRGAFVITDRFSDSTVAYQAYGRGISTGFIKQLDLLVLKGFKPDLTFVIDLDVSTGLGRNKAVSSVDRLEMEDLLFYERVREGFLDLSKAEPLRFKVLDGALPAATLTQRILETIRQRCNCL; encoded by the coding sequence ATGTTTATATCAATAGAGGGCACGGACGGCTCCGGCAAAACAACACAGGTAAAGCTGGTTGCCGAGGCCTTGAGGACGGAAAGCGCTTTAGAAGTGGTGGAGACATTTGAGCCGGGCGGTACAGAAATAGGCATGAAAATCAGGGAAATTCTCCTTGACACTAAAACCGTTAACATGTCTCCGGTAACGGAGCTGATGCTTTTCTATGCGGCACGGGCACAACACGTGGCGGAGGTGGTGCAGCCTGCTCTGCGGCGCGGCGCATTTGTCATTACAGACAGATTCAGCGATTCCACTGTAGCATATCAGGCCTACGGCAGGGGGATAAGCACGGGGTTTATCAAGCAGTTGGACTTACTTGTGCTAAAGGGGTTTAAGCCTGACCTCACTTTTGTTATTGACCTTGATGTATCCACAGGGTTAGGCAGAAACAAGGCGGTATCAAGTGTGGACAGGCTTGAAATGGAGGACTTGTTGTTTTATGAAAGAGTGCGGGAGGGGTTTCTGGACTTATCAAAAGCCGAACCGCTCAGGTTTAAGGTACTTGATGGAGCACTTCCAGCTGCAACACTTACACAGCGGATACTGGAGACCATAAGACAGAGGTGCAATTGCCTTTAG
- a CDS encoding tetratricopeptide repeat protein → MIDARDAELSVREAGMYVNSGYAYARRRQHDKALSEFAKALEIDPTNIDAHYNTGTSYAAKGNIEKALEYLNKTIEMNPDDADAYFNRGVTYGKKGDYFHAAADFNKVLEIDPNDADAYYVRGYCYFNMGKRDVAQTDYVKAAQLGLKLAQDYLKGKGQKW, encoded by the coding sequence ATGATTGATGCAAGAGATGCCGAATTGAGCGTCAGAGAAGCCGGAATGTATGTAAACAGTGGTTATGCCTACGCAAGGAGGCGCCAACACGATAAAGCACTCAGCGAATTTGCCAAAGCACTTGAGATAGACCCAACCAACATTGATGCACATTACAATACAGGCACATCGTACGCGGCAAAAGGAAACATTGAGAAGGCACTTGAATATCTTAACAAAACCATCGAGATGAACCCGGATGATGCGGATGCTTATTTTAATCGTGGTGTTACGTATGGTAAAAAGGGAGACTATTTCCATGCAGCCGCTGATTTTAATAAGGTTCTTGAGATAGACCCAAATGATGCAGATGCGTACTATGTACGCGGGTACTGTTATTTTAACATGGGAAAACGTGATGTTGCCCAGACTGACTATGTAAAGGCTGCACAGCTAGGTTTAAAACTTGCTCAGGACTATTTAAAAGGCAAAGGGCAGAAGTGGTAA